A single genomic interval of Microbulbifer variabilis harbors:
- a CDS encoding AMP-binding protein, giving the protein MTPEERYEKVKGLQPLELLYKREAEEPETVFLRQMQRREWQDYTWREVMDRARRIAGYLRSRFEPGDRIAIHGKNCADWIIVDVGIMLAGMVSVPLYPGQSASSMSYVLQHSESKLLFCGATDNNAALQEVADTLPSVAIQRCEIHCDEELGAVIASNERYEESPVFNEDDLFTIMYTSGTTGNPKGVMHTWSSVVFVVPNMIRGYGFNESDRVLSYLPLAHAAERILVEFHCLYSGTPVHFPESLDTFLEDLQRTKPTMFFSVPRLWTKFKEGIDEKIPPALQNVLLRIPGLNSWLKNKVRAGLGLDQARMLVSGASPISIELLRWYERMGMQIADGYGMTENFIYGCFVMPGEDPVPGTVGKPYHGCEVKISDEGEILFKSGSLMKGYYLEPEKTAEAIRDGYYHTGDSGFIDERGLLHITGRISETFKTSKGKFIQPSLLEGHFGNETLLAQLCVLGHGMDQPVMLATISESAEKLPRTEVNEQLRRILESVNERLPYHERIRAIFICKEEWTPLNEFLTPTLKIKRKVLESHYQPLFKQHATTQGVVWEPRDIKEKSQRDLQAVD; this is encoded by the coding sequence ATGACTCCAGAAGAGCGATACGAAAAAGTGAAGGGCCTGCAGCCATTGGAGCTTCTCTACAAGAGAGAGGCGGAAGAACCGGAAACGGTATTTCTTCGTCAGATGCAGCGCCGCGAGTGGCAGGACTACACTTGGCGTGAGGTAATGGATCGGGCCAGACGTATCGCGGGCTACCTGCGCAGCCGATTCGAACCAGGCGATCGAATTGCAATTCACGGTAAAAACTGTGCTGACTGGATCATTGTTGATGTAGGTATCATGCTTGCTGGTATGGTTAGCGTGCCTCTGTATCCTGGGCAATCCGCATCCTCTATGTCTTATGTTTTGCAGCACTCCGAGTCGAAATTGCTTTTTTGTGGAGCTACAGATAACAATGCCGCTCTTCAGGAAGTGGCGGACACTCTACCTTCGGTAGCGATTCAGCGCTGTGAAATACACTGCGATGAAGAGTTGGGAGCTGTTATCGCCTCTAATGAACGCTATGAGGAAAGTCCCGTTTTTAATGAGGATGACCTCTTCACCATTATGTATACCTCTGGCACTACCGGTAATCCCAAAGGCGTGATGCATACATGGTCGTCGGTAGTCTTTGTAGTACCCAATATGATTCGTGGTTATGGCTTTAATGAGAGCGACCGCGTGCTTTCCTATCTGCCTTTGGCCCATGCCGCAGAGCGAATCTTGGTGGAATTCCACTGTCTCTATTCAGGTACGCCGGTACATTTTCCGGAGTCCCTGGATACTTTCCTCGAAGACTTACAGCGCACCAAGCCAACTATGTTCTTCTCGGTTCCCAGATTGTGGACCAAGTTTAAGGAGGGAATTGACGAGAAGATTCCGCCTGCGTTGCAAAATGTACTGCTCAGAATTCCGGGCCTGAATAGTTGGTTAAAAAATAAGGTACGTGCCGGGCTTGGACTGGATCAGGCACGAATGCTGGTAAGCGGTGCCTCACCAATTTCCATCGAGCTATTGCGCTGGTATGAGCGTATGGGGATGCAGATAGCTGATGGCTATGGGATGACGGAAAACTTTATCTATGGCTGTTTTGTGATGCCGGGTGAGGACCCAGTGCCTGGTACGGTGGGTAAACCTTACCACGGTTGCGAGGTGAAAATTTCTGATGAGGGTGAAATCCTTTTCAAAAGCGGCTCTCTGATGAAAGGGTATTACTTAGAGCCAGAGAAAACTGCAGAAGCCATTCGGGATGGTTATTACCATACCGGGGATTCTGGTTTTATCGATGAGAGGGGCTTACTGCATATTACAGGCAGGATCTCTGAAACTTTTAAAACGAGTAAAGGAAAATTTATTCAGCCTAGCTTACTGGAGGGACACTTCGGTAATGAGACCCTTTTGGCACAACTTTGTGTGTTGGGGCATGGTATGGATCAACCTGTGATGTTGGCGACCATATCGGAATCTGCGGAAAAGCTTCCTCGTACTGAGGTCAATGAACAGTTGCGACGTATACTGGAATCAGTTAATGAGCGTTTACCGTACCATGAACGTATCCGGGCAATTTTTATCTGTAAGGAGGAGTGGACTCCGTTAAATGAATTTCTGACTCCCACTCTAAAAATTAAACGCAAAGTGCTGGAATCCCATTATCAACCACTCTTTAAGCAGCATGCGACTACTCAAGGGGTAGTTTGGGAGCCCCGGGATATCAAAGAGAAGTCTCAACGGGATTTACAAGCTGTAGATTAA